DNA from Amorphoplanes friuliensis DSM 7358:
TCTCCCGGGCGTAGCCGCGTGGATCGGCCGGTTCGGCAGCACCGAGGTGACGGGCGAGGGCGCGACCGTCGACGTCGAGATCCCAGCAGCCGCGCGCTCCGCAGGGACAGGACAGGGACCGGTCACCGTACGGCTGATGCCCGTACTCACCCGCAGCCCCGTGCGCGCCGCCCGACGGCCGTCCGTCCACAGTGAACGCTCCGCCGATGCCGACCTCGACCATCAGGTGCAACGCGGCAGCCGCCCCGACCGCCGCCCCGGTGCGCGCCTCGGCCAGCCCGGCGAGCAGCGCGTCGTTGCCGAGCAGCAGGGGCACCGACGTCAGCGTGGTCAGGTCGACGTCACGCCAGCCGAGGGTCGCCGACTGGGCCAGCCGGCCGTCGTGTGTTGTCCCCGCGACGGCCAGGGAGACGGCACACAACCGGTCCCCGTACCGCTCCGAGGCGTTCTCGACGGCTTTCCGCACCTCGGCCAGCACCGCCTCCGGTTCCCGCGAGGCGTGCCGGGCGCCGCCCCGGGAGTGCAGCCGCCCGTCTAGCCCGGCCGTCGCGTGCCGCCAGTCCGCCATGCGCAGCTCGACGGCAAGCACCACCGGGCCGTCCGGGTGCGCGGTGAGCACGGTGGTCGGCCGTCCCCTCCCCTGCGGCGGCGCGGGGGTCTCGGCGAGCAGGCGCAGGGCCCGCATCCGGCCCGTGAGTTCCGTCGCCAGACCGCTGGTGAGCTGCAGATCCTGAGCGAGGGCCGCACGCGTACCGCCCGGGTGCAGCCGCAGCCAGGCCAGCACCTGCGACGCGGTGTGCCAGCGAGCCTCCTCGGCCCGGCGACGAAGACTTGCCATGACGGGGGTTCACCACCTTATGCTCGTGGTACGAGGATATTGGAGGACACGTGGACCTGACCATCATCGAGGCGGTGCTCTTCGACATGGACGGCACCCTCGTCGACTCGGACGCGGCCGTCGAACGAGCCTGGCGTACCTGGGCCACCGAGTTCGGCGCCGACCCCCGGGCCGTGCTCGCGGTCGCCCACGGCGCACCGGCCGAACGCACCGTCCGCCTGATCCTCCCCGGCCTGCCCGAGGACCAGGTCACGACGGCCGCGGCCCGCCAGCTCGAGCT
Protein-coding regions in this window:
- a CDS encoding ROK family protein, encoding MASLRRRAEEARWHTASQVLAWLRLHPGGTRAALAQDLQLTSGLATELTGRMRALRLLAETPAPPQGRGRPTTVLTAHPDGPVVLAVELRMADWRHATAGLDGRLHSRGGARHASREPEAVLAEVRKAVENASERYGDRLCAVSLAVAGTTHDGRLAQSATLGWRDVDLTTLTSVPLLLGNDALLAGLAEARTGAAVGAAAALHLMVEVGIGGAFTVDGRPSGGAHGAAGEYGHQPYGDRSLSCPCGARGCWDLDVDGRALARHLGAAEPADPRGYAREILRRADPAARQALDKVAAALGAGIGALVNVHDPDTVTLGGLAAPLRAAAPETFATTYTSGLMAFRRGRPPAVIDAAHGDDGALQGAALLALDHVTSEAALASWSARQP